GGTTTTCCAGTCGATCACCAGGGCGGCACGGTGGAGGCCGCTGCCGGTCCAGAACTGGATGTCGTCGAGCGTTGCCGCGGCGGCGCGGGGCGTGAGGGCCACTGCTGCCAGGGCGAGGGTGAGCGTGTGGAATCGGAGGGATTGGGGGTTCATGGGTCGGGTCTGCCTGCGGAGGATCGTCCGCCCCGAGGTGCGGGGTGGAGCGTCCAGGGTTACGGGGAGACCAGACCGGGGAGGCGCCCGCCGGGCCGCGCGGCCCGGAAACACAAACGCCTTCCTCCGGCAAATCACGAAGGAAGGCGCAAACCGTGAAGTTTCATCGCGGCGGCACCCGGGGGCGCAGCCGGACGAACTGGCCTCATCCTTCTCTTTGCGGAGAAGTCGGCCGCCTCACGCGAGGCGCGCCGAGATGAGCATGTTCCAGCCGGTATCCTGACTTCGGGCATCGTGCCTTGCTCCGACCTTCCCGCCTTCGGCAATGGTCCGGCAGTGGTCCAATTGGAGTTCGTAGCCCGTCACAGTGGCGCAACCGTCCCCGATTCCCACGGGGTTCCCTGACGCTGGAAAATGTTCCGACCGGTCACTTGACCGGTGGTTTCAAAGAGCGCGGAGAGCCTCCGCTGTCGCCGGAGAATTGCAAGGTGAAGTTCCCCGGAGTTGCAGGTGAGGAGGTTGCGAACCGGAGGGACCAGCTCCGCGAGACCTCAACCCAAGGCTCCACACCCCTGCGGCCTCGAAAACTCCGGGGTCGCATCTCTGAATTTGACATTTGACACCGTGGAGCCCCGAAGCCGGCGCAATTGTCAAAATCAGAGATCTGACCCCGGGCGCGGGCCCGGGCGCGGTCCGACGCGGCTGGTGTCGATGGGGCGGAATCCGACGGCGAGTGCGGGGGATTCGGGGCGCAGACGGAAATCGTCCCGGTCCGGGTCCACGAAAAGCGGGTCGGCAATCCGCGAGTTGGCGTCGTGACCGCGGGCGCGCCACTCGGACCAGGTGCCTCCGGCGAAGCGCAAGGCCGCGGGGTCGCTGCCCGCCCGGCGATCGAAGTAAAGGTTGTGATCGAGAATGAAACGGTTGTTGCGCCAGGAGCTGCCCAGGAGCTGGCCGGAGTCGAAATAGACGATGTTATGGGTCAGCCGGAAGGAGGTGTGGTCCTCGTCCCGGGTGCGCATGAGCTGGTTCTCGCGGTTGAAGGCAAAAATATTGTTCCGAATGAGATTGTCGCGTCCGTAGTGCTGGTGGAAGCCGGCGCTCTTGCAGCGGTACACCACGTTGTTCTCCATGACGATCCCGGTGCTGCCCTCATCGGTGTAAAGTCCCCACCCGCCGTAGTCGTAGCTGATGACGTCGTGAATGAGGTTGTTGCGGACGATGGTTCCGGGCTGGGGGCCAAGGGTATAGACGCCGCCCATGTCGCTGAGGCGACCCTGGCCGACGTCGTGAAGGTGATTGAACTCGATGAGGTTGTCCCGGCATGGCGTTTCCCGGTAGCCCCAGTTCCAACCGACGGAGATGGCGGTGTAGTAGAGGTCGTGGATGCGGTTGTGGGCGATTCGGTTGCCGCCGGACTGGAAGACGATGAGACCGACCGCGGGGGCAAAGATGCGGCCGAGTTGATGGAGGTGATTGTCGATGACGGTGTGCCTGTGGCAGGCGGACAGGGCGTCGGGTTCGCGGTCGCCGGGTTCGCCCAGGCGCAACCCGCCGGCGCCGGAGCCGCGGATCTCATTGCCGGCGATGCGCCAGTGTTGGGCGCCGCGGCCGAGTTCCAGGGCGTAGCCGCCGAGATTGAGGAACCGGCATGACTCGATCAGGCCGTCGGCCGCGAACGTGACGCGAAAGGCGCCGGGAACGGGAACGGCAGCCTGGGGGGAGATCAGACCGTCGGCGGGCATGGCGTAGTCCGTCTCGGTCCAGGTGATCCCGCGAAAGGTCAGGCGGTCGGCGGTGCGTGCGGAGGTGGGATCGCCGGTGACCCGGACGAGTTCGGTCAGGCGTGGAGCCACGACGACCGCCTGATTGGGGTTGAGTCCGTCGGGGGCAAGGTATGAGAGCTTGCCGGTGGCGCGGTCCAGGTACCATTCGCCCGGGGCATCGAGGGCGTCCGGGACATTCTCGACCCAGTAGCGGGCGTCATTTTCGTTCATCCAGTAGGGACGCGGGCCGCCGGCGAGGTGGGCGACGTGGGTTCCGGCGTCGATGGAACGAATTGGCACATGGAGATCGGTCCACTTCATGAGCATGACGAGCCGGGCGTCTGGGAATTGGGCCCACTCGGATCTGAGGTCGCCGGGATGAAAGGGAAGGGCGATGGGGCTGTTGGTGCCGAGCGGGCCGCGGGCGCGAAGGAATCCCTCGTTCGGGGTGCGTGCCCGCGGGGCCCGCTCTCCATTGACGAAGAGTTGATGGAAATACCAGCGCCCCTGTTGGACATCCTGAAGGATGGTTGTCCAGAGGCCGGGCCGGTCGGGATCCGGTTTCCAGCCCAACAGGCGTTGCCCACCGCTCACCACAGGTGCAGCGCCCGGGGCCGCCATGAGCGTGAGGCCGGTGTCATCGGGTCCCAGGTCGAGCGGCGCCGCGAGTTCATGGCGTCCTTCGGCGAGAACGATGGACGCCGGACGGGCGGCTTGACGCGCCTGTTGGAGTGCGGTCTCCAGGGTCCGGAGCGGGGCATCGGAACTTCCAACCGCGGTGTCAGTCCCGCGCGAAGGATGGACATAAAGGGTGCCGGATGGGGCGGAAGGAATGGCAAGGGCAACGGCAAGGGCGACACCGGCAAGGCGGGAGGCGGTTGATCGGCTCATGGCTTCCCGCCGCATGCCACTGACCGGACGGCGAAGCAATCTCTGAGTGGTGGTCGGGCGTTGCGTCTCCAAGTTGTGACGTGTCGGGGTCCGGGCTTCGAGAAGCGAACCGGGGCTGCCAGGGCCGGCTGAAGCCGGAACACCGAACGGGGGAGAGCTGGATCCTCATCGAGTCCGACAACTCCATTGCCCTCAGAACCGTCCTGTCGGTCGTTTGCGGGGATCGGCAGCCGCATGTCTCTCCCAACGCCAGGCGCCCCGCCCCTCCCGCACCCGTGGTGGCCGGATCGCCGCCGAAGCCAACACACGGTTGCCGCACCGCTCACCGCTCAAATGACGCATCACGGCATCAGGACAGGCATTTCATTGATGACGCCACACTACACCCTCTACACCCTCGTGCTTTCCAGGATTCCTATCGGGCCACTGGGGAAAAGGTGTCGTGGGTCGTCAACAGCAAAATGCCGGGCGTACTATATGAAACGGTCAATAGTACAATGCCGGGCACTCTATCAATATCAATGGTGCATCCGGTTTCGAGAACGAGCTGTTGGCGGTCCAAAGGAGTGTCGAAGACCGGAAAGGTGTCCCGTTCGGCACGCGACGCGGTGCATCCCGGAGTGGTGGTTGAGGAGGGAACTCCGCTGAGCGGCGCTTCGGAGGGCGGAGTTCCATGAGGCCGCAACGGTGTGGAGCGTTGGGTTGAGGACTCGCGGAGCTCGTCCCTCCGATTCGCTGCCTTCTCACCCACAACTCCGGGATGCACGGGACGCGACGAGGGCGGCGTCTCCGGGCTTTGCGCGGCTCGGCGAACCCGGTAGAAGGGCCCGTGCCTTTCACGAAACTTGGCCTGGGCGCGTCGATGTTGGAAGCGATTCGCGCCTGCGGGTACACGGAGCCCACCCCCATTCAGATGCAGGCGATCCCGCGCATCCTTGAAGGGCGCGACGTCATTGGATCCGCGCAAACGGGGACGGGGAAGACGGCGGCATTCGGGTTGCCCATCCTGCAGATGCTGGGGGAACCGGCGCCGGGGCCAAGAATGCTGGTGCTCGAGCCCACGCGGGAACTGGCGGTTCAGACCGAGGAAATGCTGGGTACGCTGGCCCGGTTCACCCGGTTGCGGATGGTCGTGGTGTACGGGGGCGTCGGGTACGAGCGCCAGCGGGAGGCCTTTCGGAAGGGCGTGGACGTGGTGGTGGCGACGCCGGGCCGGTTGCTGGATCATTTGCGCCAAAGGGCGGTGAATTTGCGGGGAGTCACGCATCTGGTGCTGGACGAGGCGGATCGGATGCTCGACATGGGATTTCTGCCGGACGTCCGGCGCATCGTGGGAGAGTGCCCGCGGCAGCGACAGACGTCGCTCTTCTCGGCGACCGTGCCCCCGGAGATCGAGGGGCTGATCCGATGGGCGATGCACGATCCGGTGACCATCGAGATCGGGCAACGCCGGTCGCCGGCGGAGACGGTAAAGCACGTGCTCTACCCGGTGGCGGAGGCGCAAAAGCAACAACTGCTGCTGGCGGTGCTGGAGAATGTGCATTGGGAGAGCGCGATCGTGTTCTGCCGCACCCGGCGGGGCGCGGACCGCGTTCTGCGGATGTTGCGGCAGGCATCGCACAAGGCGGCTGTCATTCACTCCGACCGGACGCAGAAGGAACGGGAACAGGCGTTGAGCGGGTTCCGGGAGGGGCGCTACGAGGTGCTGGTGGCAACGGACATCGCGGCGCGCGGCCTGGACATCGCGGACGTCACGCACGTGATC
The sequence above is drawn from the Verrucomicrobiia bacterium genome and encodes:
- a CDS encoding right-handed parallel beta-helix repeat-containing protein, which translates into the protein MSRSTASRLAGVALAVALAIPSAPSGTLYVHPSRGTDTAVGSSDAPLRTLETALQQARQAARPASIVLAEGRHELAAPLDLGPDDTGLTLMAAPGAAPVVSGGQRLLGWKPDPDRPGLWTTILQDVQQGRWYFHQLFVNGERAPRARTPNEGFLRARGPLGTNSPIALPFHPGDLRSEWAQFPDARLVMLMKWTDLHVPIRSIDAGTHVAHLAGGPRPYWMNENDARYWVENVPDALDAPGEWYLDRATGKLSYLAPDGLNPNQAVVVAPRLTELVRVTGDPTSARTADRLTFRGITWTETDYAMPADGLISPQAAVPVPGAFRVTFAADGLIESCRFLNLGGYALELGRGAQHWRIAGNEIRGSGAGGLRLGEPGDREPDALSACHRHTVIDNHLHQLGRIFAPAVGLIVFQSGGNRIAHNRIHDLYYTAISVGWNWGYRETPCRDNLIEFNHLHDVGQGRLSDMGGVYTLGPQPGTIVRNNLIHDVISYDYGGWGLYTDEGSTGIVMENNVVYRCKSAGFHQHYGRDNLIRNNIFAFNRENQLMRTRDEDHTSFRLTHNIVYFDSGQLLGSSWRNNRFILDHNLYFDRRAGSDPAALRFAGGTWSEWRARGHDANSRIADPLFVDPDRDDFRLRPESPALAVGFRPIDTSRVGPRPGPRPGSDL
- a CDS encoding DEAD/DEAH box helicase, which translates into the protein MHGTRRGRRLRALRGSANPVEGPVPFTKLGLGASMLEAIRACGYTEPTPIQMQAIPRILEGRDVIGSAQTGTGKTAAFGLPILQMLGEPAPGPRMLVLEPTRELAVQTEEMLGTLARFTRLRMVVVYGGVGYERQREAFRKGVDVVVATPGRLLDHLRQRAVNLRGVTHLVLDEADRMLDMGFLPDVRRIVGECPRQRQTSLFSATVPPEIEGLIRWAMHDPVTIEIGQRRSPAETVKHVLYPVAEAQKQQLLLAVLENVHWESAIVFCRTRRGADRVLRMLRQASHKAAVIHSDRTQKEREQALSGFREGRYEVLVATDIAARGLDIADVTHVINFDVPEHPEDYVHRIGRTGRARASGDAFTLMLTEDAPRVAAIERYIRQRIERVKLEGFDYQYSVVLDEGRRTSLPTGRVRGGPVGRGGYYAAPARRRRR